The following proteins are co-located in the Macadamia integrifolia cultivar HAES 741 chromosome 3, SCU_Mint_v3, whole genome shotgun sequence genome:
- the LOC122074926 gene encoding cell number regulator 10-like: protein MYSSEKSDNQTSTPAYYASNSPPLPQFGAAPATGIPVSSAPVPWSSGLFDCFSDAKSCCITCWCPCITFGQISEIVDEGKSSCIANGAIYALIMYCTGGCQICFSCCYRSKMREQYNLEEGPCADCVVHWCCEPCAICQEYRELESRGFDLSIGWQGNMEKKNRGIAMPPMQQGMTR from the exons ATGTATTCATCTGAGAAAAGTGACAACCAGACATCCACCCCAGCTTATTATGCCAGTAATTCCCCACCTCTTCCACAATTCGGTGCAGCCCCGGCCACCGGCATTCCCGTGAGTTCAGCACCAGTTCCTTGGTCCTCCGGCCTCTTCGACTGCTTCTCCGATGCCAAGAGCT GTTGTATAACATGTTGGTGTCCATGCATTACCTTCGGTCAAATCTCTGAGATCGTCGATGAAGGAAAGTCCTCCTGTATAGCAAATGGAGCAATCTATGCACTGATCATGTACTGTACTGGTGGTTGTCAAATCTGTTTCTCTTGTTGCTATCGGTCCAAGATGAGGGAACAATATAATCTGGAAGAGGGTCCCTGTGCGGATTGCGTGGTTCATTGGTGCTGTGAGCCATGTGCAATCTGCCAAGAGTATAGAGAGCTAGAGAGCCGTGGATTCGACTTGAGCATAG GATGGCAAGGTAACATGGAAAAGAAGAATCGTGGAATAGCAATGCCACCTATGCAACAAGGCATGACTCGATAG